The proteins below come from a single Aegilops tauschii subsp. strangulata cultivar AL8/78 chromosome 6, Aet v6.0, whole genome shotgun sequence genomic window:
- the LOC109774684 gene encoding senescence-associated protein OSA15, chloroplastic isoform X4, which produces MASQISGTIASSGVCYNDKHRMPCKLKALRCVASDCLPQEVEVRKWMNGYHIIRSFPNDRHWKTNAKSNGYLLQQGPNVRCHSYGSRSGSETTECNIPEDGNNPYRDFDEHRRGMSHFSDSQVAAQEKTLYSTQGLSKACQFVYNDAKFVNERAQSDILLLSRGITRLNKRASKDVAVLGLGFLKLDARARKDTRKIDNSVKEQAAHLTNFARILKERAHSDLKKAADQHWSDGALEADLRRADMVVRRRAMEDAFMALKFVRDIHDMMATKLQYQFITLEKNGKILKLFPREVSTDQIAAIEDAYLNMASALSEADGIDYTNPEELELLVAALIDLDAMDGKKSVSLIVECSSSPDVNTSTKSLMRLIFLIGLTSFFSVVLIALFILIRSCGLLPRGGFGAREGSRSSWSWKALANALAAAPSMWTLGNAGMGALQRLAQDSNPAVASSAARAIGELRKQWELEEGDSLRFVMNQNLISEETDSDS; this is translated from the exons ATGGCTAGCCAAATATCTGGTACCATAGCATCTAGTGGGGTGTGCTATAATGATAAACACAGAATGCCGTGTAAGCTGAAAGCACTACGCTGTGTAGCATCGGATTGTTTACCACAAGAGGTAGAGGTAAGGAAGTGGATGAACGGATATCATATCATCAGGTCCTTTCCAAACGATAGGCATTGGAAAACGAATGCAAAGTCCAATGGTTACCTACTCCAACAAGGTCCGAATGTTCGGTGCCATTCTTATGGTTCTCGTAGTGGCAGTGAAACTACAGAGTGCAATATTCCTGAAGATGGCAACAATCCTTACAG GGATTTTGATGAGCATCGAAGAGGAATGTCACATTTTTCAGATAGTCAAGTTGCAGCTCAGGAAAAAACACTATATTCTACTCAAGGGCTGTCTAAAGCGTGCCAATTTGTCTATAATGATGCAAAGTTTGTGAATGAAAGAGCTCAGAGTGATATTCTTTTGCTTTCACG TGGCATCACAAGGTTGAACAAACGTGCATCTAAGGATGTTGCTGTATTAGGGTTGGGGTTTCTCAAGCTTGATG CTCGTGCAAGGAAGGACACCCGAAAGATTGATAACAGTGTGAAGGAACAGGCAGCCCACCTAACCAATTTCGCTAGA ATATTGAAGGAGCGAGCTCATTCAGACTTGAAGAAAGCAGCAGATCAACATTGGAGTGATGGTGCTTTGGAG GCAGATCTGCGACGAGCTGACATGGTTGTTCGACGACGTGCCATGGAGGATGCTTTCATGGCTTTAAAG TTTGTCCGGGATATTCATGACATGATGGCAACCAAACTACAATATCA GTTCATCACACTGGAGAAAAATGGGAAGATTCTTAAGTTGTTCCCTCGTGAAGTTTCTACTGATCAAATTGCTGCCATAGAG GATGCATATCTTAATATGGCATCTGCCTTATCTGAGGCTGATGGTATCGACTACACCAATCCTGAGGAG CTTGAATTATTAGTAGCGGCTCTTATTGACCTGGATGCTATGGATGGGAAAAAGAGTGTTTCCTTGATAGTTGAATGTTCAAGCTCTCCAGATGTTAATACCAG CACGAAGAGCTTGATGCGCTTGATTTTCTTGATTGGCTTGACGAGCTTCTTCTCGGTGGTGCTCATTGCTCTCTTCATCCT GATTCGGTCTTGTGGTCTGTTGCCGCGAGGAGGGTTTGGAGCGCGGGAGGGCTCGAGGTCTTCCTGGTCATG GAAAGCTTTGGCTAATGCATTGGCTGCAGCTCCATCCATGTGGACCCTAGGGAATGCTGGGATGGGCGCATTACAG AGATTGGCTCAAGATTCCAATCCCGCTGTAGCTAGCTCTGCAGCAAGAGCCATTGGCGAACTCAGAAAGCAGTGGGAGCTTGAAGAGGGTGACAGTCTGAGGTTTGTCATGAACCAAAACTTGATTTCCGAAGAGACTGACAGCGACAGTTGA
- the LOC109774684 gene encoding senescence-associated protein OSA15, chloroplastic isoform X13, which produces MASQISGTIASSGVCYNDKHRMPCKLKALRCVASDCLPQEVEVRKWMNGYHIIRSFPNDRHWKTNAKSNGYLLQQGPNVRCHSYGSRSGSETTECNIPEDGNNPYRDFDEHRRGMSHFSDSQVAAQEKTLYSTQGLSKACQFVYNDAKFVNERAQSDILLLSRGITRLNKRASKDVAVLGLGFLKLDARARKDTRKIDNSVKEQAAHLTNFARILKERAHSDLKKAADQHWSDGALEADLRRADMVVRRRAMEDAFMALKFVRDIHDMMATKLQYQFITLEKNGKILKLFPREVSTDQIAAIEDAYLNMASALSEADGIDYTNPEELELLVAALIDLDAMDGKKSVSLIVECSSSPDVNTSTKSLMRLIFLIGLTSFFSVVLIALFILVLVHVLGFGLVVCCREEGLERGRARGLPGHGKLWLMHWLQLHPCGP; this is translated from the exons ATGGCTAGCCAAATATCTGGTACCATAGCATCTAGTGGGGTGTGCTATAATGATAAACACAGAATGCCGTGTAAGCTGAAAGCACTACGCTGTGTAGCATCGGATTGTTTACCACAAGAGGTAGAGGTAAGGAAGTGGATGAACGGATATCATATCATCAGGTCCTTTCCAAACGATAGGCATTGGAAAACGAATGCAAAGTCCAATGGTTACCTACTCCAACAAGGTCCGAATGTTCGGTGCCATTCTTATGGTTCTCGTAGTGGCAGTGAAACTACAGAGTGCAATATTCCTGAAGATGGCAACAATCCTTACAG GGATTTTGATGAGCATCGAAGAGGAATGTCACATTTTTCAGATAGTCAAGTTGCAGCTCAGGAAAAAACACTATATTCTACTCAAGGGCTGTCTAAAGCGTGCCAATTTGTCTATAATGATGCAAAGTTTGTGAATGAAAGAGCTCAGAGTGATATTCTTTTGCTTTCACG TGGCATCACAAGGTTGAACAAACGTGCATCTAAGGATGTTGCTGTATTAGGGTTGGGGTTTCTCAAGCTTGATG CTCGTGCAAGGAAGGACACCCGAAAGATTGATAACAGTGTGAAGGAACAGGCAGCCCACCTAACCAATTTCGCTAGA ATATTGAAGGAGCGAGCTCATTCAGACTTGAAGAAAGCAGCAGATCAACATTGGAGTGATGGTGCTTTGGAG GCAGATCTGCGACGAGCTGACATGGTTGTTCGACGACGTGCCATGGAGGATGCTTTCATGGCTTTAAAG TTTGTCCGGGATATTCATGACATGATGGCAACCAAACTACAATATCA GTTCATCACACTGGAGAAAAATGGGAAGATTCTTAAGTTGTTCCCTCGTGAAGTTTCTACTGATCAAATTGCTGCCATAGAG GATGCATATCTTAATATGGCATCTGCCTTATCTGAGGCTGATGGTATCGACTACACCAATCCTGAGGAG CTTGAATTATTAGTAGCGGCTCTTATTGACCTGGATGCTATGGATGGGAAAAAGAGTGTTTCCTTGATAGTTGAATGTTCAAGCTCTCCAGATGTTAATACCAG CACGAAGAGCTTGATGCGCTTGATTTTCTTGATTGGCTTGACGAGCTTCTTCTCGGTGGTGCTCATTGCTCTCTTCATCCT TGTCCTCGTTCACGTTCTAGGATTCGGTCTTGTGGTCTGTTGCCGCGAGGAGGGTTTGGAGCGCGGGAGGGCTCGAGGTCTTCCTGGTCATG GAAAGCTTTGGCTAATGCATTGGCTGCAGCTCCATCCATGTGGACCCTAG
- the LOC109774684 gene encoding senescence-associated protein OSA15, chloroplastic isoform X1, whose protein sequence is MASQISGTIASSGVCYNDKHRMPCKLKALRCVASDCLPQEVEVRKWMNGYHIIRSFPNDRHWKTNAKSNGYLLQQGPNVRCHSYGSRSGSETTECNIPEDGNNPYRDFDEHRRGMSHFSDSQVAAQEKTLYSTQGLSKACQFVYNDAKFVNERAQSDILLLSRGITRLNKRASKDVAVLGLGFLKLDDCLKARARKDTRKIDNSVKEQAAHLTNFARILKERAHSDLKKAADQHWSDGALEADLRRADMVVRRRAMEDAFMALKFVRDIHDMMATKLQYQFITLEKNGKILKLFPREVSTDQIAAIEDAYLNMASALSEADGIDYTNPEELELLVAALIDLDAMDGKKSVSLIVECSSSPDVNTSWPSMQSALPMRRILCRCSSTKSLMRLIFLIGLTSFFSVVLIALFILIRSCGLLPRGGFGAREGSRSSWSWKALANALAAAPSMWTLGNAGMGALQRLAQDSNPAVASSAARAIGELRKQWELEEGDSLRFVMNQNLISEETDSDS, encoded by the exons ATGGCTAGCCAAATATCTGGTACCATAGCATCTAGTGGGGTGTGCTATAATGATAAACACAGAATGCCGTGTAAGCTGAAAGCACTACGCTGTGTAGCATCGGATTGTTTACCACAAGAGGTAGAGGTAAGGAAGTGGATGAACGGATATCATATCATCAGGTCCTTTCCAAACGATAGGCATTGGAAAACGAATGCAAAGTCCAATGGTTACCTACTCCAACAAGGTCCGAATGTTCGGTGCCATTCTTATGGTTCTCGTAGTGGCAGTGAAACTACAGAGTGCAATATTCCTGAAGATGGCAACAATCCTTACAG GGATTTTGATGAGCATCGAAGAGGAATGTCACATTTTTCAGATAGTCAAGTTGCAGCTCAGGAAAAAACACTATATTCTACTCAAGGGCTGTCTAAAGCGTGCCAATTTGTCTATAATGATGCAAAGTTTGTGAATGAAAGAGCTCAGAGTGATATTCTTTTGCTTTCACG TGGCATCACAAGGTTGAACAAACGTGCATCTAAGGATGTTGCTGTATTAGGGTTGGGGTTTCTCAAGCTTGATG ATTGCCTGAAAGCTCGTGCAAGGAAGGACACCCGAAAGATTGATAACAGTGTGAAGGAACAGGCAGCCCACCTAACCAATTTCGCTAGA ATATTGAAGGAGCGAGCTCATTCAGACTTGAAGAAAGCAGCAGATCAACATTGGAGTGATGGTGCTTTGGAG GCAGATCTGCGACGAGCTGACATGGTTGTTCGACGACGTGCCATGGAGGATGCTTTCATGGCTTTAAAG TTTGTCCGGGATATTCATGACATGATGGCAACCAAACTACAATATCA GTTCATCACACTGGAGAAAAATGGGAAGATTCTTAAGTTGTTCCCTCGTGAAGTTTCTACTGATCAAATTGCTGCCATAGAG GATGCATATCTTAATATGGCATCTGCCTTATCTGAGGCTGATGGTATCGACTACACCAATCCTGAGGAG CTTGAATTATTAGTAGCGGCTCTTATTGACCTGGATGCTATGGATGGGAAAAAGAGTGTTTCCTTGATAGTTGAATGTTCAAGCTCTCCAGATGTTAATACCAG TTGGCCATCAATGCAAAGTGCATTGCCCATGCGTCGCATCTTGTGTCGTTGCTCAAG CACGAAGAGCTTGATGCGCTTGATTTTCTTGATTGGCTTGACGAGCTTCTTCTCGGTGGTGCTCATTGCTCTCTTCATCCT GATTCGGTCTTGTGGTCTGTTGCCGCGAGGAGGGTTTGGAGCGCGGGAGGGCTCGAGGTCTTCCTGGTCATG GAAAGCTTTGGCTAATGCATTGGCTGCAGCTCCATCCATGTGGACCCTAGGGAATGCTGGGATGGGCGCATTACAG AGATTGGCTCAAGATTCCAATCCCGCTGTAGCTAGCTCTGCAGCAAGAGCCATTGGCGAACTCAGAAAGCAGTGGGAGCTTGAAGAGGGTGACAGTCTGAGGTTTGTCATGAACCAAAACTTGATTTCCGAAGAGACTGACAGCGACAGTTGA
- the LOC109774684 gene encoding senescence-associated protein OSA15, chloroplastic isoform X5, whose protein sequence is MASQISGTIASSGVCYNDKHRMPCKLKALRCVASDCLPQEVEVRKWMNGYHIIRSFPNDRHWKTNAKSNGYLLQQGPNVRCHSYGSRSGSETTECNIPEDGNNPYRDFDEHRRGMSHFSDSQVAAQEKTLYSTQGLSKACQFVYNDAKFVNERAQSDILLLSRGITRLNKRASKDVAVLGLGFLKLDDCLKARARKDTRKIDNSVKEQAAHLTNFARILKERAHSDLKKAADQHWSDGALEADLRRADMVVRRRAMEDAFMALKFVRDIHDMMATKLQYQFITLEKNGKILKLFPREVSTDQIAAIEDAYLNMASALSEADGIDYTNPEELELLVAALIDLDAMDGKKSVSLIVECSSSPDVNTSWPSMQSALPMRRILCRCSRIRSCGLLPRGGFGAREGSRSSWSWKALANALAAAPSMWTLGNAGMGALQRLAQDSNPAVASSAARAIGELRKQWELEEGDSLRFVMNQNLISEETDSDS, encoded by the exons ATGGCTAGCCAAATATCTGGTACCATAGCATCTAGTGGGGTGTGCTATAATGATAAACACAGAATGCCGTGTAAGCTGAAAGCACTACGCTGTGTAGCATCGGATTGTTTACCACAAGAGGTAGAGGTAAGGAAGTGGATGAACGGATATCATATCATCAGGTCCTTTCCAAACGATAGGCATTGGAAAACGAATGCAAAGTCCAATGGTTACCTACTCCAACAAGGTCCGAATGTTCGGTGCCATTCTTATGGTTCTCGTAGTGGCAGTGAAACTACAGAGTGCAATATTCCTGAAGATGGCAACAATCCTTACAG GGATTTTGATGAGCATCGAAGAGGAATGTCACATTTTTCAGATAGTCAAGTTGCAGCTCAGGAAAAAACACTATATTCTACTCAAGGGCTGTCTAAAGCGTGCCAATTTGTCTATAATGATGCAAAGTTTGTGAATGAAAGAGCTCAGAGTGATATTCTTTTGCTTTCACG TGGCATCACAAGGTTGAACAAACGTGCATCTAAGGATGTTGCTGTATTAGGGTTGGGGTTTCTCAAGCTTGATG ATTGCCTGAAAGCTCGTGCAAGGAAGGACACCCGAAAGATTGATAACAGTGTGAAGGAACAGGCAGCCCACCTAACCAATTTCGCTAGA ATATTGAAGGAGCGAGCTCATTCAGACTTGAAGAAAGCAGCAGATCAACATTGGAGTGATGGTGCTTTGGAG GCAGATCTGCGACGAGCTGACATGGTTGTTCGACGACGTGCCATGGAGGATGCTTTCATGGCTTTAAAG TTTGTCCGGGATATTCATGACATGATGGCAACCAAACTACAATATCA GTTCATCACACTGGAGAAAAATGGGAAGATTCTTAAGTTGTTCCCTCGTGAAGTTTCTACTGATCAAATTGCTGCCATAGAG GATGCATATCTTAATATGGCATCTGCCTTATCTGAGGCTGATGGTATCGACTACACCAATCCTGAGGAG CTTGAATTATTAGTAGCGGCTCTTATTGACCTGGATGCTATGGATGGGAAAAAGAGTGTTTCCTTGATAGTTGAATGTTCAAGCTCTCCAGATGTTAATACCAG TTGGCCATCAATGCAAAGTGCATTGCCCATGCGTCGCATCTTGTGTCGTTGCTCAAG GATTCGGTCTTGTGGTCTGTTGCCGCGAGGAGGGTTTGGAGCGCGGGAGGGCTCGAGGTCTTCCTGGTCATG GAAAGCTTTGGCTAATGCATTGGCTGCAGCTCCATCCATGTGGACCCTAGGGAATGCTGGGATGGGCGCATTACAG AGATTGGCTCAAGATTCCAATCCCGCTGTAGCTAGCTCTGCAGCAAGAGCCATTGGCGAACTCAGAAAGCAGTGGGAGCTTGAAGAGGGTGACAGTCTGAGGTTTGTCATGAACCAAAACTTGATTTCCGAAGAGACTGACAGCGACAGTTGA
- the LOC109774684 gene encoding senescence-associated protein OSA15, chloroplastic isoform X14, whose protein sequence is MASQISGTIASSGVCYNDKHRMPCKLKALRCVASDCLPQEVEVRKWMNGYHIIRSFPNDRHWKTNAKSNGYLLQQGPNVRCHSYGSRSGSETTECNIPEDGNNPYRDFDEHRRGMSHFSDSQVAAQEKTLYSTQGLSKACQFVYNDAKFVNERAQSDILLLSRGITRLNKRASKDVAVLGLGFLKLDDCLKARARKDTRKIDNSVKEQAAHLTNFARILKERAHSDLKKAADQHWSDGALEADLRRADMVVRRRAMEDAFMALKFVRDIHDMMATKLQYQFITLEKNGKILKLFPREVSTDQIAAIEDAYLNMASALSEADGIDYTNPEELELLVAALIDLDAMDGKKSVSLIVECSSSPDVNTSWPSMQSALPMRRILCRCSSVLVHVLGFGLVVCCREEGLERGRARGLPGHGKLWLMHWLQLHPCGP, encoded by the exons ATGGCTAGCCAAATATCTGGTACCATAGCATCTAGTGGGGTGTGCTATAATGATAAACACAGAATGCCGTGTAAGCTGAAAGCACTACGCTGTGTAGCATCGGATTGTTTACCACAAGAGGTAGAGGTAAGGAAGTGGATGAACGGATATCATATCATCAGGTCCTTTCCAAACGATAGGCATTGGAAAACGAATGCAAAGTCCAATGGTTACCTACTCCAACAAGGTCCGAATGTTCGGTGCCATTCTTATGGTTCTCGTAGTGGCAGTGAAACTACAGAGTGCAATATTCCTGAAGATGGCAACAATCCTTACAG GGATTTTGATGAGCATCGAAGAGGAATGTCACATTTTTCAGATAGTCAAGTTGCAGCTCAGGAAAAAACACTATATTCTACTCAAGGGCTGTCTAAAGCGTGCCAATTTGTCTATAATGATGCAAAGTTTGTGAATGAAAGAGCTCAGAGTGATATTCTTTTGCTTTCACG TGGCATCACAAGGTTGAACAAACGTGCATCTAAGGATGTTGCTGTATTAGGGTTGGGGTTTCTCAAGCTTGATG ATTGCCTGAAAGCTCGTGCAAGGAAGGACACCCGAAAGATTGATAACAGTGTGAAGGAACAGGCAGCCCACCTAACCAATTTCGCTAGA ATATTGAAGGAGCGAGCTCATTCAGACTTGAAGAAAGCAGCAGATCAACATTGGAGTGATGGTGCTTTGGAG GCAGATCTGCGACGAGCTGACATGGTTGTTCGACGACGTGCCATGGAGGATGCTTTCATGGCTTTAAAG TTTGTCCGGGATATTCATGACATGATGGCAACCAAACTACAATATCA GTTCATCACACTGGAGAAAAATGGGAAGATTCTTAAGTTGTTCCCTCGTGAAGTTTCTACTGATCAAATTGCTGCCATAGAG GATGCATATCTTAATATGGCATCTGCCTTATCTGAGGCTGATGGTATCGACTACACCAATCCTGAGGAG CTTGAATTATTAGTAGCGGCTCTTATTGACCTGGATGCTATGGATGGGAAAAAGAGTGTTTCCTTGATAGTTGAATGTTCAAGCTCTCCAGATGTTAATACCAG TTGGCCATCAATGCAAAGTGCATTGCCCATGCGTCGCATCTTGTGTCGTTGCTCAAG TGTCCTCGTTCACGTTCTAGGATTCGGTCTTGTGGTCTGTTGCCGCGAGGAGGGTTTGGAGCGCGGGAGGGCTCGAGGTCTTCCTGGTCATG GAAAGCTTTGGCTAATGCATTGGCTGCAGCTCCATCCATGTGGACCCTAG
- the LOC109774684 gene encoding senescence-associated protein OSA15, chloroplastic isoform X12 has product MASQISGTIASSGVCYNDKHRMPCKLKALRCVASDCLPQEVEVRKWMNGYHIIRSFPNDRHWKTNAKSNGYLLQQGPNVRCHSYGSRSGSETTECNIPEDGNNPYRDFDEHRRGMSHFSDSQVAAQEKTLYSTQGLSKACQFVYNDAKFVNERAQSDILLLSRGITRLNKRASKDVAVLGLGFLKLDARARKDTRKIDNSVKEQAAHLTNFARILKERAHSDLKKAADQHWSDGALEADLRRADMVVRRRAMEDAFMALKFVRDIHDMMATKLQYQFITLEKNGKILKLFPREVSTDQIAAIEDAYLNMASALSEADGIDYTNPEELELLVAALIDLDAMDGKKSVSLIVECSSSPDVNTRKALANALAAAPSMWTLGNAGMGALQRLAQDSNPAVASSAARAIGELRKQWELEEGDSLRFVMNQNLISEETDSDS; this is encoded by the exons ATGGCTAGCCAAATATCTGGTACCATAGCATCTAGTGGGGTGTGCTATAATGATAAACACAGAATGCCGTGTAAGCTGAAAGCACTACGCTGTGTAGCATCGGATTGTTTACCACAAGAGGTAGAGGTAAGGAAGTGGATGAACGGATATCATATCATCAGGTCCTTTCCAAACGATAGGCATTGGAAAACGAATGCAAAGTCCAATGGTTACCTACTCCAACAAGGTCCGAATGTTCGGTGCCATTCTTATGGTTCTCGTAGTGGCAGTGAAACTACAGAGTGCAATATTCCTGAAGATGGCAACAATCCTTACAG GGATTTTGATGAGCATCGAAGAGGAATGTCACATTTTTCAGATAGTCAAGTTGCAGCTCAGGAAAAAACACTATATTCTACTCAAGGGCTGTCTAAAGCGTGCCAATTTGTCTATAATGATGCAAAGTTTGTGAATGAAAGAGCTCAGAGTGATATTCTTTTGCTTTCACG TGGCATCACAAGGTTGAACAAACGTGCATCTAAGGATGTTGCTGTATTAGGGTTGGGGTTTCTCAAGCTTGATG CTCGTGCAAGGAAGGACACCCGAAAGATTGATAACAGTGTGAAGGAACAGGCAGCCCACCTAACCAATTTCGCTAGA ATATTGAAGGAGCGAGCTCATTCAGACTTGAAGAAAGCAGCAGATCAACATTGGAGTGATGGTGCTTTGGAG GCAGATCTGCGACGAGCTGACATGGTTGTTCGACGACGTGCCATGGAGGATGCTTTCATGGCTTTAAAG TTTGTCCGGGATATTCATGACATGATGGCAACCAAACTACAATATCA GTTCATCACACTGGAGAAAAATGGGAAGATTCTTAAGTTGTTCCCTCGTGAAGTTTCTACTGATCAAATTGCTGCCATAGAG GATGCATATCTTAATATGGCATCTGCCTTATCTGAGGCTGATGGTATCGACTACACCAATCCTGAGGAG CTTGAATTATTAGTAGCGGCTCTTATTGACCTGGATGCTATGGATGGGAAAAAGAGTGTTTCCTTGATAGTTGAATGTTCAAGCTCTCCAGATGTTAATACCAG GAAAGCTTTGGCTAATGCATTGGCTGCAGCTCCATCCATGTGGACCCTAGGGAATGCTGGGATGGGCGCATTACAG AGATTGGCTCAAGATTCCAATCCCGCTGTAGCTAGCTCTGCAGCAAGAGCCATTGGCGAACTCAGAAAGCAGTGGGAGCTTGAAGAGGGTGACAGTCTGAGGTTTGTCATGAACCAAAACTTGATTTCCGAAGAGACTGACAGCGACAGTTGA
- the LOC109774684 gene encoding senescence-associated protein OSA15, chloroplastic isoform X8, which yields MASQISGTIASSGVCYNDKHRMPCKLKALRCVASDCLPQEVEVRKWMNGYHIIRSFPNDRHWKTNAKSNGYLLQQGPNVRCHSYGSRSGSETTECNIPEDGNNPYRDFDEHRRGMSHFSDSQVAAQEKTLYSTQGLSKACQFVYNDAKFVNERAQSDILLLSRGITRLNKRASKDVAVLGLGFLKLDDCLKARARKDTRKIDNSVKEQAAHLTNFARILKERAHSDLKKAADQHWSDGALEADLRRADMVVRRRAMEDAFMALKFVRDIHDMMATKLQYQFITLEKNGKILKLFPREVSTDQIAAIEDAYLNMASALSEADGIDYTNPEELELLVAALIDLDAMDGKKSVSLIVECSSSPDVNTSWPSMQSALPMRRILCRCSSTKSLMRLIFLIGLTSFFSVVLIALFILVLVHVLGFGLVVCCREEGLERGRARGLPGHGKLWLMHWLQLHPCGP from the exons ATGGCTAGCCAAATATCTGGTACCATAGCATCTAGTGGGGTGTGCTATAATGATAAACACAGAATGCCGTGTAAGCTGAAAGCACTACGCTGTGTAGCATCGGATTGTTTACCACAAGAGGTAGAGGTAAGGAAGTGGATGAACGGATATCATATCATCAGGTCCTTTCCAAACGATAGGCATTGGAAAACGAATGCAAAGTCCAATGGTTACCTACTCCAACAAGGTCCGAATGTTCGGTGCCATTCTTATGGTTCTCGTAGTGGCAGTGAAACTACAGAGTGCAATATTCCTGAAGATGGCAACAATCCTTACAG GGATTTTGATGAGCATCGAAGAGGAATGTCACATTTTTCAGATAGTCAAGTTGCAGCTCAGGAAAAAACACTATATTCTACTCAAGGGCTGTCTAAAGCGTGCCAATTTGTCTATAATGATGCAAAGTTTGTGAATGAAAGAGCTCAGAGTGATATTCTTTTGCTTTCACG TGGCATCACAAGGTTGAACAAACGTGCATCTAAGGATGTTGCTGTATTAGGGTTGGGGTTTCTCAAGCTTGATG ATTGCCTGAAAGCTCGTGCAAGGAAGGACACCCGAAAGATTGATAACAGTGTGAAGGAACAGGCAGCCCACCTAACCAATTTCGCTAGA ATATTGAAGGAGCGAGCTCATTCAGACTTGAAGAAAGCAGCAGATCAACATTGGAGTGATGGTGCTTTGGAG GCAGATCTGCGACGAGCTGACATGGTTGTTCGACGACGTGCCATGGAGGATGCTTTCATGGCTTTAAAG TTTGTCCGGGATATTCATGACATGATGGCAACCAAACTACAATATCA GTTCATCACACTGGAGAAAAATGGGAAGATTCTTAAGTTGTTCCCTCGTGAAGTTTCTACTGATCAAATTGCTGCCATAGAG GATGCATATCTTAATATGGCATCTGCCTTATCTGAGGCTGATGGTATCGACTACACCAATCCTGAGGAG CTTGAATTATTAGTAGCGGCTCTTATTGACCTGGATGCTATGGATGGGAAAAAGAGTGTTTCCTTGATAGTTGAATGTTCAAGCTCTCCAGATGTTAATACCAG TTGGCCATCAATGCAAAGTGCATTGCCCATGCGTCGCATCTTGTGTCGTTGCTCAAG CACGAAGAGCTTGATGCGCTTGATTTTCTTGATTGGCTTGACGAGCTTCTTCTCGGTGGTGCTCATTGCTCTCTTCATCCT TGTCCTCGTTCACGTTCTAGGATTCGGTCTTGTGGTCTGTTGCCGCGAGGAGGGTTTGGAGCGCGGGAGGGCTCGAGGTCTTCCTGGTCATG GAAAGCTTTGGCTAATGCATTGGCTGCAGCTCCATCCATGTGGACCCTAG